In the Silvanigrella aquatica genome, TCAGTCTTTTTTAAATATGGTCATTGTTGTTCCGGGACCTATTGGCTTATTTAGAAAGTCATTTCTTCAAGAAGTCGGTGGTTATCGTTCAAATACATTCGCTGAAGATTGTGAACTTACGGTTCGTCTACTGATGGCAGGACTTAAAATTATTTATGATCCTGGCATGGTTGCTGTAACAGAAGCACCTGAAGATTTTAATTCTCTTATTTCACAACGGTATCGTTGGACACGTGGTATTATTCAAGCCATTCGAGAAAATATTATTTGGTTAATCAAGCCGCATAAGAGCTTTAAAAATTTTACAATTATATTTTATATGATTATTGAATCTGTCTTTATTCCTAGCGCAAATTTCTTATTTGGTATGTTTGCGATTGTTCATACCCTTATTTACCACACAAATTCATTTATAGGATATTTCTTTTATCAACTCGTTATTCTTGATATGACGGTTACTTTATTTTGTGTTGTTACCGAAAAAAGGTCGTTTTCGTTAATATTATATTCTGCCATTAATCGTATTACATATGGATTTTCAATGGAAGTTGTTAAATTTTTCTCAATTTTAGACGAGCTTTTAAGTTTGCCAATGACATGGGCTAAATTGGATAGAAAGGGTATGTAAAAAAGTATGATAATTCAAAATATATTAAGTATATTTGTATTATCGCTATGCTTAGCAACGCTTTTTATTACCTTAGTGACATATTTTTTATATCGTGTGAAGCAATTATTGAAGTTCAATCAAAAAAATACAAATATAGTATTAGAGAGCATTTTTTTTAAAAAATATGCACCTTATATTAAAATAAAGGAGAAAGAAAAGGATAATGAATTTGATAATAAACTGAGTGATCGAAAAACATTAACATATTTTTTTGGAATAATTAGTGGAATCATTTTTTTATCTTTCCTTGTTGGATATTTATTTAGCTATTTTAAACTTGGTGAAAAAACCATTGATTCAGCAAAATATGAAGAACTTATATCTGGAGGACTTTTAAAAGAATATCAATTGAATACATTGATTGAAAATCCTGATTTAGTAGAGTATATATCAGATAAAAAAATTGATGATTTGAATTTGGTTTTTAAACAATTAAATAATTATAAAATCGGTATTTTTAAATCAAAAGGTAAAAATGAAAATTTGAAAAATCACTCTAATGCTGTCAATCTATGGGTCGAATTTTTTAAGAGAAAAAAATTAAATTTTAAAATAATAACAGATTTAAAGAAAAATAATGAAATAGATTTATTGTTAATTCCTCAGCTTAATTCGATTAAGTATGTAACGAGAAAAGAAATAGAAAAATTATTTAATAATGAAATTGGATTGTTTGCTACAGGGAATATTGGATATTTTGATGGCTTAGGAGTAAAAAGTGACAAGAATTTAAGCGAAAAAATATTTGGCGTTGAATTTAAAAAAAATGATGACAAAAAAAATAATTCCCCCACTGTTTTTGAGGGCAATAATGTTCCTTGGTGTGATATTTCCCCAGGAATGCAACTCAATATCTTTCCTGTTGACAACAATTTTATAGCAATTTCTAAAACAGGCATATCCTCAAGTTTTGAGTCAAATACACAGTCACAAATAAAAAAATATTCAAATTCGGAAAGTATGATTATACGTTCTAATTTTGTAGAGCATCCTAAAATGCGGGCAGCTTGGTTTGCATTAGATCCTGTTACACCTGATAAGGTGAAAGCTAATGAATTATTTTATTTAGATTTGTATATTGCTCATGCTTTGCAATGGGTTTTGAAAAATCCCATGGCTGTTGTTTCTACTTGGAAAGGTGAGTTTAATTCCGTTTTTGTCCCTTCTATTGAAGTTGATGACGATTCAGATAATGCAGAAAAATATAAGGATTTATTTAAGGACTATGATTTTCCAGTAAGTCTTTTTATTTCTGCAGAAAGATTACAAAAAAAATCTGCTTTGGTTGAAGATGAGAAAAATAAAATTATCGAAATTGCTTCTGCCAGTGAAAATGATGCTATATTGCAGGGAAATACTTTGCAAAATCAGTTTGAAAATATTCAAAATTCTCGTTTACTACTCGAAGAGTTTTGGCATAATAAAGTATATGGTTTTAAACCTCCGCAAAATCGCTTTGATACCACCACAATGAATGCAGTGATTCAAAATAAAATGACTTATATTATTGGAAATCAAACTTTATTTAGATTTTCTCCCGTACTCATGAACGAGGGATCTTTTATTTATTTTCCAAAATATAATTTAAAAGAATTAACTATGTATAAAACTTCTAAATTTCATAATTCAACAATGATATTTAATGATTTTCAAAAAAGATTTCATGAAGTAGAGGTTTTAAAAGGAGCTGGTTTTTTTAATTTTCCTTCAAAAAGCCTAACTACAAAGAGCTTAGAAAAGGGGATTGATCAGTTTTTTAAATATTTAAAAGATAAAAATGTTTGGAAAACTAATTTTATTCAACTTGCGCGATGGTGGATTGAAAAACAGAATATTTATACTACATTTTATCAAAACAATGAAGAAAATAAATTATTTTTAGAGGTTAATAATTCTAATCCCTATGATGTAACTGATATTTTTGTTTTTATTGATACTAATAGAGAAATTATCGATGGGGATAAAAATAATAGTATTAAGATTATAAAAAATAATAAAAATAATGTTAAAATGATTTTGATTAAAAAAATGCTTAAAAATTCAAAATTAAATGTTTATTTTAGGTAGGTATAAAATGTTAAAATATATTATATTATTTTTAATTTCTATTGATTATGTAATTATTTACGCTGATGAGCCCGCAATATTTAATACACAGTATAACTATAATCAGTCTTCTGATAATATGTTTATGCATAGCAGTATTATGCAGTTTCGGAATAACCGAAGAGATCCAATGAATCCTTACGACAATGAATATCCTGAGGCCTGGGATTTTGCAGGTTCTGTTGTATCGACTCAAGGTTATAATGGCACGACAAACTACAATGGCCAACGTGCTTTATTTTCTATTGGTAGAAAGTTTTCACCGGAATTTGAATTAGATTTTTCTGGTGGAGACCATCGCGTTTATGATAACTTAAATACGGATATTGGTAATATATTTGTAGGGGAATTAAAAGCATTTTTAGTTATTCAAGACGTTTTTAGTGGTTTTGTAAGTGCCAATAGAGATTTTGCATATACGTATACTATTCAGCCTGGTGGGATTAATTATAGATTAACCGCAGATTCTTTGAATACTGCTCTAAACATAAATTTTACTCCCGAAATTATAACACGAATTATTGAAAATTATTTTTATTTATCAGATCAAAATCAAAAGTCTATTACTAATGTTTCTTTATTGTATGGATTATTTATTGATGTTCCTTGGATTTTAGTAGGAATTGGATATGAAAATACATCATATAAATATACAACATCAAATTACTGGTCACCTTCATCTTTCATGGCCTATGGATTTCGATCGGAAGCAGATTTTCCCATTGTAAAAGAGGTATTATTTTTAAATTTAGAATTTCATTTAAATAGAATTTGGGATAAAGACAGTTGCACTCGTGGTAATAGTTTAGGATTTTCTAGTCGTGTAACTTATGGAGATAGGAATAGTAATAATATTTATGTATTTTATAATCGAATTAATTCTATTCAAGATGGAAATTTATGGTTTTCAAATGAAGCGGGTGTGGGCTTAAATATTATGATTTGATTTAAATAATTTTAATTTTATTCTTCACATTGTTTATTTAGCCATTTCGTATTATTTTCAGGAAAGGGATATCCTTCAAATTTTAAATTGTGCGATCTTCTCACTTGTTCATAAAAAGGAAGACCACTTGCCATAGGAATTGCGGAATCTTCTTGAAAAATAGAATCGTTAAAGGCCTTAGAAGCTGATACAAACTTTACATTCATTTTATTGATTTTATCTAACACTAATCCTAAATAGTTTGCATTTAAAGAGTTGAAATGAAGTAATAAAACCTGTGGAGTTTTTCTGTTTTGACCATAAATATATTTTGATAATGCTTCATTATACTTTAAAACTTCAACTATATTTTTAATATATTTTTCAACAAGTTCATTTTCTTTTTCTTTCAAATTTAGTTTTTTACATCTTAAATAGGCTTCATTAAAGTCCCAATCGCTAGAATCAATTGAGACTTGAGCAATTTTATAATTTCTATTTTTAAAATAACTGCGAACTGAATACCTTTTATCAAGATTTTCACCTTCCATTAAGTAAGGGTAGCGAAATACTTTGAGTTCAGAAACCGATGAAGCATGGTCAATTAAAACGGATTCATTGCGTTCTATGTCTTTAATGTATTCTTCAGCGCTTACATTTTTTAAATTTAAATGTGCAAATGTATGATTGCCAATTAAATATCCTGCTTTTTTCCAATCAGTTAATATTTTCTTTTGCATTTCAGTATTGTAAAGTAATGTGCCATTTGCAAATCCATAAACTTCAGGCACCTTTTTTTCTTTTAAAGTTTTTATTAACTTATCCGACACTTCTTGACGAGTCATAAAGGGAATGTCGGGGCCTGCAGCTGGTAAATCATCAATAGTGATTCCTAATTCTACAGTATTTTTAAATTTAAATATATTTTCTTCAGTAGCTGATAATTCAATAGGAAAAAAAATTAATATTGAAAAAATAATAAAATAAATTAAATTCATTTTAATGAACCCTTTATTTCATTTAATTCCTTTGTGACTAATTCATATTCTTCTTTTAAGGTAGAAAAAATATTTTTTGCGTCATCAACCCTATTTGTTGCTTTTAAATCTTCCAATGACTGACAGATATTTCCAAGTTTTTCAGCTCCAAGGGCGCGCACGCTCGATTTAATAGAGTGAGATTCTTTAGAGGCAGCAACGAGATCATTTTGATTTAAAAAATTATCGATGTTTACTATTTTTTGTGGGGTTGTTTTTAGAAGAGTATCAATTAAATCCGCCAAAAAATCGGGTTCGCCGTCTTCTTGAAGCATTTTTAGACCTTCTATGGTCTGACTATTGATATGCTTTATATTATCAGTCATGGGCACATCCTTTTTTATATTTAAAATTATCATGACATGTTTTTAATAACAATCAATTTCTCTCCTCACTACAGTCTTCATGTTTAGCAACGGCGATTGCTCCTGCTGCGGCCATGGCAAAAGCCATGAGAGCTCCAATAATGGGAATATAGTTCCAAAATCCGAGTCCAATGCACAATCCCCAATTTTTTAAACCAAAACGGAGTCTTTTTTTTAGAGGTATATTCATTAAAAGTAAGGTACGATCGATACTATTCCAGCCTAAATACCAAATGGCCGCAAAGAAAACGAGGGGTGCAAATATTTGAACAAAAAGAGAAATAATAACAAGACATATAATGACGACGGCTTTCGTAATTTCGGAAATGATGCTGTCAATAAAATCCATAAAGGTTTGTTTTGGAATATTTCTACCTGATGTTTTTTCATATGCTTTTTGTGCAATTATGTCGTATAATGGACTGGCAACGGCATTGACAAAGGCGGTGCCAAAAATACCGTAAAGAAGTACCCCGATTATCCATATGACAACTTCAATCAAAACCGGATTAAACAGGGGAGCCACGAAAGTTCCTTCCCAACGTAATTCAAGGGAATGAAAAAGAGGTTTAACCCATTTGGCAATGACGATACTTCGGATAATCCAGAAGTATATAAAGAGATTAATGATATGAGGACCGATGCCTAAAAGTAACAAAACTTTATTGCGTAAAAAAAATCTGACAGAATAGACAGGGGCTTTAAAGCCTAAAAAAATTTGGTGGAACGGCGAATGGGTCATATTCCCCTCCTTTTCAAGCATAGAATAGTGTGACTTATGGAGACTCTCAATGGTATCTTCGACAGATGTAAGAAATAAAGATTCTTTAAGCAATAAACTGCAAAAAAATGAAGCGGAAGATAGAGAGTATTTGAAAGAATATGTGCACATATTACTTCTTGGAGTCACATTTTGTGTTTTTGTCTCAATTATTACTTATAATCCAGCCGATCCCAGCTCCTTTAATATCAGTTCTTATTCCTTAACAAATACAGCTCATGTTTCTAATACGTTTGGACTCTTAGGTGCTTCAATCGCTGATTGGAGCTTTCAAGTTTGCGGATTGGGTTCCATCGTTTTTTCTATGATATTTATTGTACAGCTGTTGAATACTTTTAGAAGACCAAGGCAACGTAGTCGTTTTGGCTTGCGCGTTTTTGGTTATCCTCAATTGATTATTTGTTACCTAGGATTGATGTCACTTATTTCTCCCGTGTTTCATTTCCGCGGTGTTGATGTTTACTCTGGTGGAATTATTGGTCATATGATTGCTAAGTTTTTTGTGACCTATATAGGAAATATGGGTTCTATTATAATATTATCAATTGGAGTTTTAGCAAGTTTAACTCTTGCTCTAGGCATTCGTCCTCTGGCTTCATTTGCTTATCTTTTATCTCTTTTTCCTTCTCGTTCCGCTAAAAACTTAGCGGGTGCTCTTGGTGAGCAGGGGGCTGAAAAAGAGACTTTGCCAATGTCACATGAAGATATTTTCAAAAAAAGTTTTGAAAATAAAAGGCAAATTATTAATGTTGATGATAGAAAACAAATTCATTCTATAGCTCATGAGAATGCAAGTAACAATAATAATATTTTAAATGATGTTACCTTTTCTAAAATATCAACAGAATCTAACTTTTCAATAAATAAAAAAGATTTTGAATTATTAATACAAAAACTTGAATATCATAAAAATAATTTTAAGAAAAATCCTGAAATTGAACAGCAAAAATTGAAAGTAGAGGCGCGTCTTATAGAGGATAAATTGGCAACCTTTGGCGTTAAAGGAAGTGTTATAAAAAGCCAAAATGGTCCTGTTATTAATTTGCATGAATTTGAACCTGCTTCAGGAATTAAAGTAAATAAAGTTCTTTCTTTACAAGATGATCTCTCTCTTGCTTTAAAAGCGCAAAGTGTTTTAATTGGGCTACAACCAGGAAAAAGTTCTTTAGGCATTGAACTCCCTGCACAAGTAAGAGAAACCGTTTCTTTAAGAGAAGTTATGGAATCACCTTTATTTCAAAATGCAAATATTCCACTGCCTGTTGCCTTAGGTAAAAATATCGATGGTTCTCCGTTAATTGCTGATTTGTCTTCTATGCCTCATTTGCTAGTTGCAGGTTCTACGGGCTCTGGTAAAAGTGTCTGCATAAATATAATGCTTATGAGCTTAATGATGAGCAAAACACCGCGACAATTACGTTTGCTTCTGGTCGATCCTAAAATGCTGGAACTGTCTGTGTACGATGGTGTGGGGCACTTGTTAATGCCTGTTGTTACGGAGCCTGATAAAGCGGCCGGAGCTCTAAAATGGGCAATAGATGAGATGGAGCGCCGTTATAAGCTCATGAAAAATTACCAAGTCAGAAATATCATGGCATACAATAATGCTGTGACAAATGGTGAAATTAAACAACTCGATCCGCAACAGCCTAAAGTAGATCAATTGCCTTATATTGTGGTGGTGGTTGATGAATTAAGTGATTTAATGATGACTTCACCAAAAGATGTTGAAGACAGTATTCAACGACTTGCTCAAAAAGCCCGTGCTGCTGGAATTCATTTGATTCTTGCAACACAACGTCCCAGTGTGGATGTTTTAACCGGGGTCATTAAAGCCAACCTGCCCTGTCGTTTGAGTTTTCAGGTGGCTTCGCGGCATGACAGTAGGACAATTATTGAAAATATGGGTGCTGAAAAACTACTTGGAAAAGGCGACATGTTGTTCCTTCCCCCTGGTATTAGCAAGGTCATTCGTGCGCAGTGTGCCTATGTAACAGATAAAGAAATTAATGTTATTGCAGCAGAATTGAAGAAGTTTTATCCTCCCGTTTATGAAACCAACGTCATTCAAGAAATTGAAAGGGCTTCCCTTGGTTTAAGACAAAAAAATGACAAAGGGAGCGAAATAAGTCCACTTACTTTATCGAATGATAATGAGACGATTGATGAAAATACACTTTACGAAAGAGCTGTCGAGTTTGCGAGGGAAGTAGGTAATGTCAGCACTTCAAGTATTCAGAGAGAATTCCGAATAGGTTATAACCGTGCGGCTCGCTTAATGGATAGAATGATTCTTGAAGGTGTGGTGGGACAAGCAGAGTCGTCTGGCAAACCAAGGCCTGTTATCAAAAGATTTTAGATTCTGAAATTAAAGGATTGTGGAGTATGAATATGACCCAAGCCGCATACCAGATTGATAAAAATGCACTTGGCGTTACCTATGAAACTGCGGCACTTGTGGGGAGTCGCTTGCGTCAAGCTCGCGAGATGAAAAGGCTTTCACCGTCACAGGTTTCGGCGCGCATTAAAATCAGAGATCGTTACATTGAAGCCATTGAAATTGGTGATTGGGATGTTCTTCCTCCGGGATTAAATGGGAGGGGACTTATAAGGCTTTATGCCCGTGAATTAGCTGTTGCCATTCCTGAATTTGAAGCTTTTCATCATCTGCAAACTGTGATGATAGAAAAACAGTCGGAAAGTCTTATGGCTTCCGTATCTAAAAAATCAAAATACAACCCAGCCGCTGAGGAATCTGCGGAAGTGATCCGTTCTATCTCGAGGAGTGATTTTAAAAAAAATTCTAATTATGATTCCTCCTATGAATCTACTCCGTCGAGTTTTGATGAGTCCCATTCTTTACCAAATCAGACTTCAAAAGCCTATACAAGACCTGTTTTTAATCAAAGAAATACTTCAACAACGCCGGCATCAATTGTAACCCCAAATATTTATGAAGTATTAGGTCTTGAAGTTGAGCATAATAAAACATCTCATGCCAAGCCTGAGTATGAAACACGTGAAGTGATTCATACCAAATCAAACTTACCTAATGCGGAACCTATTAAAAGGAATTATTCAGAAGTTGTTTCTGTGCCAGCAGCTGCACTGGAACAAGAAATAAAACCATCACATGTTGTAGTTCATCAAGAAAGTTCTGAAGTTTTTCAACAGATTAAAAAAGAAGTTCCTTTTTCATTTCATAAAGAACCCAAAAAAGAAGCGGAACCAAAAAAGAAACTATTTGAATTAAATCCATTACAAGTTGTTGTTGTATTGGGCGTTGCAATGGTTTTTATCTTTGTGAGTTTATTTCTTTTTTCTAAAAATTCAAATCAAATTAAAGAAACTAATTTATCTGCTAAGCAAATTGAAAGCGATATTGGTGAAAGTGAGCCCCTTTCAAATTCATTAGTCAATTCAAATATCCCAGCAACAACAAAAGATGCTAAGGCTGCCGAATATCCTCCACAGACACAAACAGTTGCGGAAAAGGGAAAAAATGAAAATGCCTCCTCTCCTCAAAAAGTATCAAACGTTCTTGAAGTGGAACGTATTGCAAAACTAAATATCATTTCAAAAGTGAATCTTACGATTGAAGCAGACGGGCAACAAATTTTTTCAGGAATTCATGGTTCTGGCGTTCTCGATGTTCCCTTTAAAAATAATGCTGAAATCGTGATCTCAGATGCTTCCAAAGTGAATCTAATTTATGAAGGAATTGATCATGGTGCTCTGGGGTATGCGGGAAGAAAAAGAAAAATTATATTAAATGCTAGACCGTACGTAGAATAAAATCATATCTTAATTTAAAAATAAATTTATTTATAAATATTTTGGTTATCTACTTTC is a window encoding:
- a CDS encoding Hpt domain-containing protein, with the translated sequence MTDNIKHINSQTIEGLKMLQEDGEPDFLADLIDTLLKTTPQKIVNIDNFLNQNDLVAASKESHSIKSSVRALGAEKLGNICQSLEDLKATNRVDDAKNIFSTLKEEYELVTKELNEIKGSLK
- a CDS encoding polysaccharide deacetylase family protein, whose product is MIIQNILSIFVLSLCLATLFITLVTYFLYRVKQLLKFNQKNTNIVLESIFFKKYAPYIKIKEKEKDNEFDNKLSDRKTLTYFFGIISGIIFLSFLVGYLFSYFKLGEKTIDSAKYEELISGGLLKEYQLNTLIENPDLVEYISDKKIDDLNLVFKQLNNYKIGIFKSKGKNENLKNHSNAVNLWVEFFKRKKLNFKIITDLKKNNEIDLLLIPQLNSIKYVTRKEIEKLFNNEIGLFATGNIGYFDGLGVKSDKNLSEKIFGVEFKKNDDKKNNSPTVFEGNNVPWCDISPGMQLNIFPVDNNFIAISKTGISSSFESNTQSQIKKYSNSESMIIRSNFVEHPKMRAAWFALDPVTPDKVKANELFYLDLYIAHALQWVLKNPMAVVSTWKGEFNSVFVPSIEVDDDSDNAEKYKDLFKDYDFPVSLFISAERLQKKSALVEDEKNKIIEIASASENDAILQGNTLQNQFENIQNSRLLLEEFWHNKVYGFKPPQNRFDTTTMNAVIQNKMTYIIGNQTLFRFSPVLMNEGSFIYFPKYNLKELTMYKTSKFHNSTMIFNDFQKRFHEVEVLKGAGFFNFPSKSLTTKSLEKGIDQFFKYLKDKNVWKTNFIQLARWWIEKQNIYTTFYQNNEENKLFLEVNNSNPYDVTDIFVFIDTNREIIDGDKNNSIKIIKNNKNNVKMILIKKMLKNSKLNVYFR
- a CDS encoding polysaccharide deacetylase family protein, with the protein product MNLIYFIIFSILIFFPIELSATEENIFKFKNTVELGITIDDLPAAGPDIPFMTRQEVSDKLIKTLKEKKVPEVYGFANGTLLYNTEMQKKILTDWKKAGYLIGNHTFAHLNLKNVSAEEYIKDIERNESVLIDHASSVSELKVFRYPYLMEGENLDKRYSVRSYFKNRNYKIAQVSIDSSDWDFNEAYLRCKKLNLKEKENELVEKYIKNIVEVLKYNEALSKYIYGQNRKTPQVLLLHFNSLNANYLGLVLDKINKMNVKFVSASKAFNDSIFQEDSAIPMASGLPFYEQVRRSHNLKFEGYPFPENNTKWLNKQCEE
- a CDS encoding DNA translocase FtsK, with product MVSSTDVRNKDSLSNKLQKNEAEDREYLKEYVHILLLGVTFCVFVSIITYNPADPSSFNISSYSLTNTAHVSNTFGLLGASIADWSFQVCGLGSIVFSMIFIVQLLNTFRRPRQRSRFGLRVFGYPQLIICYLGLMSLISPVFHFRGVDVYSGGIIGHMIAKFFVTYIGNMGSIIILSIGVLASLTLALGIRPLASFAYLLSLFPSRSAKNLAGALGEQGAEKETLPMSHEDIFKKSFENKRQIINVDDRKQIHSIAHENASNNNNILNDVTFSKISTESNFSINKKDFELLIQKLEYHKNNFKKNPEIEQQKLKVEARLIEDKLATFGVKGSVIKSQNGPVINLHEFEPASGIKVNKVLSLQDDLSLALKAQSVLIGLQPGKSSLGIELPAQVRETVSLREVMESPLFQNANIPLPVALGKNIDGSPLIADLSSMPHLLVAGSTGSGKSVCINIMLMSLMMSKTPRQLRLLLVDPKMLELSVYDGVGHLLMPVVTEPDKAAGALKWAIDEMERRYKLMKNYQVRNIMAYNNAVTNGEIKQLDPQQPKVDQLPYIVVVVDELSDLMMTSPKDVEDSIQRLAQKARAAGIHLILATQRPSVDVLTGVIKANLPCRLSFQVASRHDSRTIIENMGAEKLLGKGDMLFLPPGISKVIRAQCAYVTDKEINVIAAELKKFYPPVYETNVIQEIERASLGLRQKNDKGSEISPLTLSNDNETIDENTLYERAVEFAREVGNVSTSSIQREFRIGYNRAARLMDRMILEGVVGQAESSGKPRPVIKRF
- a CDS encoding EI24 domain-containing protein, whose product is MTHSPFHQIFLGFKAPVYSVRFFLRNKVLLLLGIGPHIINLFIYFWIIRSIVIAKWVKPLFHSLELRWEGTFVAPLFNPVLIEVVIWIIGVLLYGIFGTAFVNAVASPLYDIIAQKAYEKTSGRNIPKQTFMDFIDSIISEITKAVVIICLVIISLFVQIFAPLVFFAAIWYLGWNSIDRTLLLMNIPLKKRLRFGLKNWGLCIGLGFWNYIPIIGALMAFAMAAAGAIAVAKHEDCSEERN
- a CDS encoding helix-turn-helix domain-containing protein, whose product is MNMTQAAYQIDKNALGVTYETAALVGSRLRQAREMKRLSPSQVSARIKIRDRYIEAIEIGDWDVLPPGLNGRGLIRLYARELAVAIPEFEAFHHLQTVMIEKQSESLMASVSKKSKYNPAAEESAEVIRSISRSDFKKNSNYDSSYESTPSSFDESHSLPNQTSKAYTRPVFNQRNTSTTPASIVTPNIYEVLGLEVEHNKTSHAKPEYETREVIHTKSNLPNAEPIKRNYSEVVSVPAAALEQEIKPSHVVVHQESSEVFQQIKKEVPFSFHKEPKKEAEPKKKLFELNPLQVVVVLGVAMVFIFVSLFLFSKNSNQIKETNLSAKQIESDIGESEPLSNSLVNSNIPATTKDAKAAEYPPQTQTVAEKGKNENASSPQKVSNVLEVERIAKLNIISKVNLTIEADGQQIFSGIHGSGVLDVPFKNNAEIVISDASKVNLIYEGIDHGALGYAGRKRKIILNARPYVE